In Haloarchaeobius salinus, the sequence GGGGGCGTCCCAGTCGAGCTGCTCGGCGATCTCGTAGTACATCGTCTTCTTGCCCTCGTGGCGGTACGGCGTCTCGAACGTCTTCACCGAGTACCAGTGCTCGTTCTCCGGGTCGGCCATGGCGTCCGCGAACGCCGCGCCGGCGTCGCTGATGCGCCCGCCGACGACGGTCATGTCGCCGCCGTGGACGTTCACCATCGCCTTGTTCGTGAACCCGGAGCGGGCCGGCAGGAACACGTGCGAGTCGAGCCCGGCGCGGGCGGCGTACGCCGACGCCGCCTGTCCCGCGTTACCGGCCGACGCGAGCGCCACGTCCGTCGCGCCGTGCTGGGCCGCCGCCGTCATCGCGACGGTCTGGCCGCGGTCCTTGAACGTCCCCGTCGGATTCCGGCCCTCGTCCTTGATGTACACCTCGGCGACGCCGAGCTCGTCGGCCAGGGTCGGGCACTCCACGAGCGCCGTCGCCCCCTCGTCCATCGTCACCGCCGACTCGGGCGTGAACGGCAGCAGCTCGGCGTACCGCCACATCGTCTCGAACGGCCGGTCGGCCAGCTCGTCACGCGAGAGCGATACCTCGTCGTAGTCGTAGGACGGGTCGAGGATGCCGCCGCAGTCCGGACAGCGGTGCGTTGCCTCGGCGGCGTCGAAGCGCTCGCCGCAGTCGACGCAGTCCAGTCCGACGAAGGCCTCGGTCGTCTCCATGAACCGGGGTTGGAACGGGGTGGCCTAAGCCCTGTCCATGTCGGTGTCCGTCGTCCAGGTCCTCCCCGCCGACGGCACCGGACCCGCGGACGGTCCTGGCCTCTCGGGCCCCGCGCCGCAGACCGGGCGACGGCGGAAGGGGACGCCAGCACCGGGACCACCGCGGTTTTCAGCACGGTGTCCGAAGGACGTGGTATGGACGCAGACGTCATCGTCGCCGGGGGCGGCCTCGCGGGGCTGGTCGCCGCCCGCCGACTCGCGGACGCGGGTGCCGACGTGCGGCTGTTCGAGCGCGAGGACACGGTCGGCGGGCGCGTCCGGTCGACCCACGAGGACGGGTTCACCTTCGACCGGGGGTTCCAGGTGCTGTTCACCGCGTACCCCGCGGTGCAGGCGGAACTGGACCTCGACGCGCTCGACCTCCGGACGTTCGCCCCGGGGGCGTGCATCTGCCGGCCCGGGCACCGCTCCATCCTCTCGGACCCGTTCCGCGACCCGTCGGCGCTGACCGAGTCCCTGCTGAACCGGGACGTGACGGTCACGGACAAGCTCCGGACGCTGAAGCTCAAACGGGAGCTCGCGGGGCGCTCGGCGGAGGCAATCTTCCAGGGACCAGACACCGACATCGAGTCCTCCCTCGTCTCGCGTGGCTTCTCGCGGAAGTTCGTCGACAACTTCGCCGCACCCTTTTACGGCGGCATCACGCTCGACCGGTCGCTCTCGACCTCGAAGCGCGTCTTCGAGTACACGTTCAAGATGCTCTCGGAGGGCGAGACGGCGGTGCCGGCCGGTGGGATGGGCGAGATATCGGCACAGCTCCGCGAGCGTGCCGAGTCGGCGGGCGTAGACGTGCGGACGGGTGCGACCGTCACGGAGGTCGACCCCGACGAGGGCGACGCGACGGTCGCGGTCGACGGCGAGAACCTGGCGGTCGACGCGGTCGTCGTCGCCACCGACCCGACGGCTGCGCGGGAGCTGACCGATGTCTCGGCCATCCCGCGGACGGCACACGCCTGCGTCACGCAGTGGTTCTCGCTCTCGCACCGGGACGAGTTCGACGCCGGCACGCGGCTCATGCTCAACGCGGCGGAGGACGGCCCCAACCAGATTGCCGACCACACCGCCGCCGCACCGGAGTACGCACCCGACGGTGTCCGACTCCTGAGCGCGACGTTCCTCGGCGAACGCGCGGAGAGCGACGAGGAACTGGCGGCGCTGGTGAAGGAGACCCTGGAGTCGTGGTACCCCGAGCGACGGTTCGGCGACTTCTCGCTCGAACACACCGACCGCATCCCGTTCGCACAGTTCCAGCAACCGCCCGGCTTCACGGACTCCCTACCGGACACGCGCGACCCGGCCGGGCCGGTGTACCTCGCCGGTGACTACACGCGCTGGTCGTCGATCCAGGGTGCGATGGCCAGCGGGCAGGATGCCGCGACGGCGGTCCGCGAGGACCTGGGCTAGGCGGACCGTCGATTCCCGCGAACTGACATCGACCGGAGGTTTATCCGGGATAGCGTGTGACGATACCGTCATGTCCCCGCAGACCGGCCGCCGACTCGATGACGGCGACCCGATCCCCGGCACTGGCTTCAAGTACGATACCGACGGCCCGCTCGCCGACCACCTCCACGACCGGGTCACCCCGCTGTTCTCCAACCCTGTCGCCGGCGAGTGGACGACAGGGCTCGTGACGCCGGCCGAGACCGACGGTGCGTCCGTCACCGGGCTCGGCGTGTTCGCACCCGGCAACGAGGGGCCGCCCGAACACTACCACGTCGGCTACGAGGAGTCGTTCGCGGTCCTCCGCGGTGAGTTCGTCGTCGACGTCGACGGCGAGACGCACCACCTCTCGCCCGGCGACGAGATCACCGTCCCGCCGGAGACCCCCCACGGCTTCGCGGTCGGTGGCGACGACCTGGCCGCGACGCTGACGACCACGCGTCCGGCGGCCCGGACGTTGGACGTGGTCCGAACGCTCGCCGGACTCGCACACGAGGGGGCGCTCGACGACGACGGTCGGCCCGGGCTGTTGCAGGCGATGGCGCTCGCGGCGGCGATGTCCGACGATACGGTGTTCACGTCGCCGCCGCCGGCGGTCGCGAAACCGCTCGCGACGCTGGTCGCGCCGCTCGCGAACCGGCTCGGCTACGAGGCCACCTACGGCCGGTTCGAACGGCCGCAGTTCTGGCGCGAGCGGGTCGAACAGCCGGAGCCCTGAGGAGCCGGGCGATCAGAGCACTCGCCGGAGCTCGCCCAGCGGCGGGAACCGGAGCGTCTCGGCAGCGTCCGAGTCGCGGACGACCGGGTGGAAGCCGCCCGCCCGACGGACCAGCGGCGAATCGAAGTCGCCGGCGCGCATCCCGTTGACGACGACGCCGGGCGCGAGCGTGGTGAAGGACGGGAGCATCACCACCGGGACGCCGTCGTAGGCGTCGGGGCCGTACAGCAGACAGGGGTGGCGTTTCCCCTCGACCTCGAGGACGGGATGGTCGTGGCCGACGACGTATCGGTCGCCCGTCACGGCGGGCTCCTCGTGGCCGTGGCAGACGACGGTGCCGGAATCCAGCCGGTGGGCGTCGTGGACGGGCTCGCTCGCGACGCGGTCGAGCTGGCGGTCGTGGTTCCCCCGCACCAGCACCGGCTCCGCGCCCGCATCACGGACCGCGGCGACGACGGCGTCGAGCGACTCGCGCACCGGCACGGGCACCGCGTCGAACCGGTGGAGCACGTCGCCGGCGAGGACGACCGTCTCGGGGTCGAAGCGGTCGCACAGCGTGCCGAGGCGGTCGAGCGTGTCCCGTCGCTCGTTCAGTGGGAACTCGACGTTCGAGGCGTGGGCACGGCCGAGGTGGACGTCGGCGACGACGAGCGCGTCGTCGGCCGGGAGGTAGACACCCCGGTCACCGACGACGAACTCACTCCGTGACATCGCCGCCGTCGGTCCGCACGTCGGGCGAGACGCCCAGTGCGTCCTCGAGGTCGTACTCCGTTCCGGTCGCGACGAACAGCACCTCCTCGAGGATGGCCAGCAGCTCGGGGACGACCTTGACGACCAGCCAGGTGATGCCGACGAGCGCGATGACGGAGCCCACCTGAGAGAGGACGCTGTGGGAGAACCAGAACGACGCCTCGATGGGCTCGACACCGGCGAGACCCGCGATGGTGAGGACGGGCTCCATCGCGAACCAGCCCTGGCCGGCGGCGACCGCGACGAACACGTTCCGCACGATGTTCAGCACCCAGATGACGGGGATGGCGATGGCCAGCGATTTGAGCTTCCGGCGGAGCGGTGCCTCGACGGCGACGATGAGCCCCGCGAAGATGGCCATCGAGCCGATGCCGGTGCAGGCGTAGACGATGTACGTGCTGAACGCGTCCGGCCCGAAGTAGAAGTAGTTCATGTAGCCGTACTCCGGGCCGGTCGTGAACTCGGGGTGGTAGCCGAGCTGGTTGATGCCCCAGAGCGTCTGGACCGCGACCGTCTCGATGAGGAACTCGCGGACGGCGGGGATCGCCTGGGTCGGGAAGTAGACGAGACCCATGACGCCGACCGCCCGCGAGAGGACGTGCAGCCGCTCGCGGCCCTGGTAGATGAGGTAGCCGGTGTAGATGCAGGCCGGGACGGCGAAGATCGCGAGGCCGCCCTCGACGAAGCTCTTGACCTCGAACGCGAAGTGCGGGAACACCGCCAGCCAGAACAGGCCGAACAGCCCCCACGTGACCGCGAGGACGTACCGGGCGGTCTCCCTGTCGAAGACGTCGACCAGCGCGCCGACGAGGAACGCCGCGATCATGACCCAGGCGAACAGGTCTGTCGCGGTCATCCCGAACACCGTCGGCCCGACGACGGCCGGGAGGAAGTTCATATCCACTGCAAGGTGGTTCTCGGTTAAAGTCCTAACGCCATCCTACGACGGGCTTACCGCGAAGTAACCGTCCGCGGGCATCGGGGGCGTCGTGCTCAGTCCGCGTGCTCCTTCGCCGTCGTGTACGCGTCGCGGACCTCCCGGAACGCCTCCTCGTCGCCCCCGTGGTCCGGGTGGACCTCCATCACCCGTTCGCGGTAGGCGTCGCGCACCTCGTCGGTCGAGGCGGCGGGGGAGAGCCCGAGCGCCCGGTACGCACGCTCGACGGTGTCGGGTTCGCTCGCCGGCTCCCACTCCAGCTCCGGCACCTCGAAGGGCAGTCGCCGGCCGAGGTGGTGGCCTGGCATCTCGTGCTCGCACAGCACCGCGTCGATGCCCGCGCCCTGGATGTCGAAGAACGCCTGCGCGTCGAACGTCACCGCCACGTCCCGTTCGGGCAGGTAGAACGCCACGGTGTGTCCGGCGACGGGATGGCGCTCGGCGTAGCGCTCGCCGATATCGTCGAGGTAGCGACGGATCTCCGTGTGGCGGCGTGCCTGTCCCTGCTCGTCGTCGTCGCTCCGGCGACCCGGCGGGCTCGGGAACAGCTGCTCGCCGACGACGAACATCGCCGCCGAGAACGCGCCGAAGACGAGGCCGAGCGAGAGCCCAGCCAGCACCCACGACGGGAGCGCCGCGGCCCACTCGAGCCCGAGGGCGAGCGGTTGTAGTCCCACGCTGGGCCGTAGGTGTTGCGCGGTAAAGAAAACAGCGGACCGAACCCGTTCGGTCCGACGGGCGCGCTCGACTCAGCCGATGTAGCGCAGGTCGTCGTCGCTCGGGACGTTCGCCTGCTGTTGTTGCTCCATCTCCTGTATCTTCCCGATGACCTCCTCCATCTCGTCGGCGCGCTCCTCGAGCGAGGCGTAGTCCACGTCCATCCCGAGCATGCCCTCGAGTACCTCGAGGACGGCACGCGCGCTCTTGGGGTCGACGAGGTAGCCCGAGGTCTCCCCCATCAGGCAGGCGGCCTCGACGTCACGGCGCGCGCCGAGCCCGAGCAGCAGCCCGGAGACGCCGACGATGCCGCCCGCGGGCTCGTCCTCGCGGAACTCGACGCCCTCCTCTTCGAGCGCCTCGACGACGGACTCCCGGGTCGCCGCCCCGAGCACCGCGTACTCCTCGATGAGCTCGCCGGTGGGGACGCCGCCGAGCGCGTACAGCTCCTCGCAGCCGAACTCCGCGGCCACGTCGAGCACCGCGCTCGCGAGACGGTAGTGCCCCTCGTTGGTCTGTGCCTGGTGGTCGCCGGTCAGCACCAGCAGGTCGCGTCCCTCGGTCTCGACGGCGTGGAACTCGAGGTGGGTGAGCTCGGCGATCCCGTCGTCGCCGACGTCGACCTGCGGCGGCAGGTCGTGCGAGTAGAGCCGCCGAACGAGCGTCCCCTCGTACTGGTCGAGGATGTGCTCGGCCGCCAGCTTGCCAACGTGACCGACGCCCGGCAGTCCTTCGATGAACGCCGGATCGGAGAGTTCGGCCGAATCGACGGTCTCGATGTCGAGTGGCTCCATACCCGCTACTCGCGGTCGGCGCGCTTAAGAGCGCGTCGGTAGTCGCCGTAGCTGTCCTCGGGGTCGACCGGGGCCGGCGCGCTGTTTATCGCGTCGGCTCCGCAGTCGGGACAGGTCGCAGAAAGGGTGTACACCGGGCGTTCGTGGCGGTCGCGCCACGCCGAGCACACCCGGATGTCCGACTTCATTCGTCGTCGGAACGACGCTCGCGGTGGTACTCGCCGGACCCACCGTGTTCCTCGATGGCGACCGCCGCCCGATCGGCGGCCGCCTCGAGCTCCGACTCCGCGGTCTTGTAGTTCGGTGCCTTCACGCGGATGCGGTACTCGGGCGAGCCGACGTAGGTCACGTCGAGTTCGACCTCGTCCGGCACCTCGCCGTTGCCCTCTGCCGCCTGCAGCGCCTCCTGTACGTCGTCGACGCCGTTCGAGTTCGGGCTTCGGAGGTCGACGTAGCCCGTGACGGTGACGTACGGGACGGAGACGTTGTCGCGCGCGGTGTCGACGAGCTGTTCGACCTCCTCGTCGGTGAGGTCGCTGTCCGAGAGCGCCTCGGGGCCGTGGATGGCCGCCTGCTCGAAGCCGTCGTAGAGGCTGCCGAACTCGGCGAGCAGCTCGTTGGCGACGGAGGCGTACTGCTCGTCGCTGACGTCCTCGCCGAACGCGAGCAGCATCCAGTTGTCGGCCTTCTGCTCGTTCTTCCACTCCTGGATCTTGTCCGACCGCTGGTGGTCGTTGACGTCCTTGATGGAGAGGTCTATCTGCTGGGAGTCCTCGTCGACGTCGAGCACCTTACAGACGACGGTCTGGCCCTCTCCGACGTGGTCGCGGACGTTCTTGATCCATCCGCTGGCGACCTCGCTGATGTGGACGAGGCCACGCTTGTCCTCGTACTCCTTGAGGTCGACGAAGACGCCGAAGTCCTCGATCTCGTCGACGTCGCCGACGACGAGTTCGCCCTTCTCGGGCCAGCCGCTGTACTTCATCGTGCTTCGACCGTCTCCACGACCTCGTGGGGGATCTCCGCCTTGCCACCGGTCGGGGTGGCGAGCGTGGTGCCACACACCGCGCAGTTGACGGTGGTCGAGGCGTTCCCGAACACGATCTGTTCGTTCTCGCAGTCGTTACACTTGACTCGGATGAAATCTCCTGCCATGGGTTTACTCCTGAAGCTCCAGTCGGCCGGCACGCCATCCCGGGCGGAGGTGCGCCTTGCCGCACTCGCTGCAGCGGTACTTGAGGTCGGTCTTCTTCGTGGGCTTGTCCCCACCGGGGACCTTCGAGAAGCGACCGGCGTTCCCGATGACCTTCTTCCCCTCGCGCTGCTTGCGCTGGTCCTTCTTCATGCCCGAGCTCCGGCCCGTGCGGACCTTCTCCACCTCGTGCTCGTGGTGCTCGTTGCAGTGTGGACAGTACGTGTTGAAACGTCGTGGCATCTGCATAGATATCGGCCTCTTGGGTCCACGTTGTCTCCGGCACTTTAAAACCCGTTTGGTTCGCCGGCGGTGGCCGTCACTCGCCCGTATCGGCCGTCTCACCGTCGGAGCCGTCGTCGGGACGCTCCTCATCCTCGGCGGCCGCCGCCTCGCCGGCCCCCTCGTCGACGGTCGCGGCGTCGACCGTCGGGTCGTCCTGGAACGCCTCGCCCAGCTGTTCGCGCCACTCCTCGGTCGCCGCGAGGTCGGCCTCCAGCTCGGCGACGTGGTCGGCGAGCTCGGTCATCGACTCGCCGTGGCGCTCCTCGATGTCCGCGACGCGGGTCCGGAGCCCGGCGAGGTCGTCCGCGAGCGAGTCCACACGGGCGTCGGCCTCGTCGGCACGGCCACCGACGCGGTCGAGACGGGCGTTCGTCCGGTCGAGCTCCTCGTCGAGCGTCGCCACGTCCGCGGCGACGTCGTGGACCCGGCCGTCGATGCGGGTCTCGACGGCCTCGAACCGGTCCTCGACCGCGCCGAAGCGCTCGTCGACGGCCTCGAACCGCCCCTCGACGTCGGTCAGGTGCTCCTCGACGGCGGTGACGGTCTCGCGCACAGCCGCGATGTCGTCGTGCAGGTCGTCGACGATCTCGGTCGCCGTGCCGTGCTCGTCGATGAGGTCGGCGAGGCCGTCGGCGTACGCGGCGAACTCCTCGAGCCGGGCCTCCAGATGGCGGAAGTGGACCTCCTCGCTGCGGACCTGCCCGGGGGCGACGTGCCCGCGCAGTCGCTCGGCCTGCTGCTCGCCGACCGCGCCGTTCTCGAAGGCGTCGACGAGCGCGTCGACGACGGCCTCCGGCGGGAGTGCGGAGACCACGGCGTCGGCAGACAGCGCGTCGGCGACCGCATCGCTCGACAGCGCGCTGGCGACGGCCGTCTCCGTGAGTTCGGGTGCACGGTTCGCGGTCCTGCCGCCAGCCGAGCGTGACCGCCTGCTCTCGGAGTCCACGGGGTCGACCATGTCGATGTGCGGTTCCCCGAACACGGGCTGGACGCGGTCGAGCTCCGCGGTCGCGACCACGTAGCCCGTCGTCACGCTGTCTCCAGCCGGCAGGATGTCGACGAGGGCGAGCGTGCCCTCGCCGTTCTCGAGCAGCCAGTCGCCGTGCCCGGCGGCGTCCAGATCGAGCGTCTCGAACGGGAACCCCCGGCCAAGCGACTCCTCGAGGCGGACGGCGGCGGTGTCGGCACGCTCCGACGTGATGCGGTACTTCACCGTCATCGCCCCATCCCCCGGCCGGATGCCCTTCTCTACCCGGATCCCGTCTTTGGTGGTCGTTGTCGTGTTGCTGAGTGTGTCCGTCGAGTGCATGGCCTCCCCTCCGTTCTCCCGGCGTACACACCCCACCACCATTAATTTCACGACGGTTCACTATCCAATCATATCGCGGGGCGGCGAACGCGTCGGCTGCTTCGACACCCTTAATGTGGGGCTGTCCGAACCGACGCGCATGAAGCGGCTCATCATCGACGGGGACCCGGGCATCCGGAAGGACGCCATCATCGACTACGACGGCGAGGAGGTCCACTGCTTCTCGGTGACGCGCAACGGCGACTGGCACGGCCCCGAGCGTGTCCAGCTCTGGTGTGTCGTCGGTAACGAGGACGAGCACGACGACTTCATGCGGCGGAACTTCATCCCGCACCACCTGGAGGTCGACCGCATCGAGGCCGAGGCGGTCGACGTCATCGAGGCCAAGGGCGAACTCGCCGTCTGAACAGCGCCCCTCTTCTCAGCGACTCCGGTTCGCCGTCGCGAGTGCCGACTGGTCGACCTCGTAGATCACCACGTCGCCGAAGCGCTCCGCCACGGAGATGTACGGCTCGCTCGCGAGGTCGTCGACGGTCTGGTGCTGGCGCTCGTGCGGGCCGACGTAGATGTACTCGACGTCGTACTGCGCCAGCACGCTCGCCCGGGCCGAGCTGTCGCGGGTGTACACCGTCCGCACGTCGGCGACGCGTTCCTGCCAGCCCGCCTCCGTGTGGTAGTTCGAGGCGTGCGTCCAGCCAGCGACGGTCGGGAGCCCCGTCAGCGAGGAGACTCCGCTGACCAGCTGTGTGGCGGGCGTGTTGATGCCGTAGACGTGCTCTCTGGTCGGCTGTTCGACGACGACGGGACGGCCTTCGCGGTCGTCCAGCCACTCGATGGCCGCCGCCTGGTCCGGGTAGGTGCCTTCGGCCCAGGCCTTGCCGTCGAGCGTGTTGGCGTCGTTGGCCTCGAAGTGCCCGCTGAGCGCCAGCCCGCCGTACACCGAGAGCGAGACGACGAGGACGACGGCGAGCCCGACCGATGCGACCTGGCCGGCGCGCTGCCCGCTCGCGGAGCGTCGCGCCGCGAGGCGCTCGCCGATGCTCCAGTCGGGCCACTGCCGGGCGACCACGTCGACGAGCATCACGCCCGCGGCGGTGCCCCAGAGCACCCACACCTGCATGTAGAACTTGAACACGGTGTTGTAGCGCCCGCTGCCCGCGCGCTCGGAGACGTAGACGAACTCGACCATCGTCACGAGGCCGACGGCGGCGACGAGCAGCACCGTCTCGTAGCCGAGGTCGCGGCCGAGCCGGAGCGTCACCCAGCCGAGCGCGAGCACCGGGAAGACGACGGCGAGTATCGCGAGGTCGACGGCGATGGCCGCCGCCGCGAGCACGAGGAACGCTGCGATGGCGAGCGCGACGATCTGGGTGTCGGTGTCGAAGCCGGCCACGGCCGCGCCGACCGCGACGACGACTGTCGCACCGTAGACGCCCAGCGTGCCGAACGGCGCGCCGAGTGCGCCCGTCGCGGCGACGGTGACGCCGATGGCGAGGACGAACAGCAGCGCGGCCGGCCCGCGCTCGTCTGCCTCGACCTGTGTGACCGCGAGCAGGCCGGCCGCGCCGACCAGTACGAGCGGCACCGGAATCCAGCCGCCGATGGCGTTGGCGACCGCGACGGCGGCGAGGACCGTGAGCGGGGCGACCATCCCGAGGTCCGGCTCCAGGTCGGGCTGGATTCTCGGTGCGAGGAACGCGGCCGAGACGAGCAGGAACGCGCCGTGGACGAGCAGCAGGCCGGCCGCACCGCTACGCCCGGGGAGCAGCGCGAGCGACTGGCCGCTCGTCGCGCCCGTGAAGAAGGGGAACGCGACGAGCGCGCCGAGCAGCCCGACGGCGATACCCGCACAGCCCGCGCCGAGCATCCGGAGGATCTCCGAGACGACGCGGCCGTCCGTGTGTGGTTCGAGTCGCTCCCACATCGACGCCGGCAGGAGCGACCCGGGATGCGCTCCCGCAAAGAGCACCACGAGCGTCGTCAGCCCGGCGACGGATGGGTAGCTCCAGGTGTTCACGACCGCGAGCAGGCCAGCGAGCAGGGGCGCACACACGAACACGTACGCGCGTCGTCGCCACACCTGCGCCGCGGGCGTCAGCCAGTAGGCGAAGCCGACCGCGGCGGTCACGAGCAGCAGCGGCGTGCTCATCATGTGCGCGTGCAGGTCGCCGTTGAGGAACGCGAACAGCGGGAACTCGTTGATGGTGTTGGGGATGACCCGGCTCGCCGGCCAGTAGTAGAACTGGTCCGGGCCGAGCGCGAGGTCCGTCCACGTGTGGCCGAACGCCCGGACCGCCTCCGGGCCGTCCTGTGCGGCCGGGTTCTCGTCCACGTACGTCTTCATGCTCTCCGGCAGCAGCCAGACGACGAGCCGTGCGACCGGCGCGAGGTTGCTCGCGAAGCCGACGAAGAAGAGCGCGAGGGCTCCCGCGAGGCTCCGGGGCAGGTCGCGCTCGGCCGCGAGGTTCCGTGCGAGCCCGAACGCCGCGCCGACGAGCGCGCCGTAGAACGTCGCCAGTGCGAGGTTGTACGCGTACCGCGGCGCGATGCCGGTGAGACGTGTGAGCTGGGCGGCGATGAGGTGGCCGCCGTAGTAGTACTGCACCCGGTCGCCCGCGAACCAGAAGTCCTCCGGCGGGAGGCTGTCGGCCCGGACGAGCGTCTTCAGCAGGCCGAAGTCGAGGAACTTCTCGCCGCCGCCGGCGTAGATGCCCGGGTCGGCGCTCCGGATGGCGACGACGAGCCCGAAGCCGACGGCGACGGCCGTCAGCCCGAGCCCGACGGCTCCCCAGTCCGGCTCGTAGTCGCGCGACAGTGCGAACGCCGAACCGCCACCGAGCACCAGCAGCGACGCGACGAGCGCCGGCCAGCCGAACGCCACCTGTCC encodes:
- a CDS encoding DUF2298 domain-containing protein — translated: MEYGLVLLWLATVAGLAAIAAPLASLVFAPLSDRGGTLALPFALAVVGVVSYLVGQVAFGWPALVASLLVLGGGSAFALSRDYEPDWGAVGLGLTAVAVGFGLVVAIRSADPGIYAGGGEKFLDFGLLKTLVRADSLPPEDFWFAGDRVQYYYGGHLIAAQLTRLTGIAPRYAYNLALATFYGALVGAAFGLARNLAAERDLPRSLAGALALFFVGFASNLAPVARLVVWLLPESMKTYVDENPAAQDGPEAVRAFGHTWTDLALGPDQFYYWPASRVIPNTINEFPLFAFLNGDLHAHMMSTPLLLVTAAVGFAYWLTPAAQVWRRRAYVFVCAPLLAGLLAVVNTWSYPSVAGLTTLVVLFAGAHPGSLLPASMWERLEPHTDGRVVSEILRMLGAGCAGIAVGLLGALVAFPFFTGATSGQSLALLPGRSGAAGLLLVHGAFLLVSAAFLAPRIQPDLEPDLGMVAPLTVLAAVAVANAIGGWIPVPLVLVGAAGLLAVTQVEADERGPAALLFVLAIGVTVAATGALGAPFGTLGVYGATVVVAVGAAVAGFDTDTQIVALAIAAFLVLAAAAIAVDLAILAVVFPVLALGWVTLRLGRDLGYETVLLVAAVGLVTMVEFVYVSERAGSGRYNTVFKFYMQVWVLWGTAAGVMLVDVVARQWPDWSIGERLAARRSASGQRAGQVASVGLAVVLVVSLSVYGGLALSGHFEANDANTLDGKAWAEGTYPDQAAAIEWLDDREGRPVVVEQPTREHVYGINTPATQLVSGVSSLTGLPTVAGWTHASNYHTEAGWQERVADVRTVYTRDSSARASVLAQYDVEYIYVGPHERQHQTVDDLASEPYISVAERFGDVVIYEVDQSALATANRSR